The Raoultibacter phocaeensis genome includes a window with the following:
- a CDS encoding B3/B4 domain-containing protein has translation MQKFIAEDSFWELVPDAAIGIIVARGLKSADEVPHADAEEIAKLLAEANEQANKYLTSNVISENEMVRVWREAYSKFKTKKGARCSIENLLKRVLKGNPVGSITPSVDIYNAISLKYALPVGGEDLDTIEGDFRLGITQGGDAFLPIGEDEEEPTLPGELCYRDDAGAICRCWNWRDGQRSALTDDSKNAILVIECVDPARVEALNEALDEFAGLMERYFGATIEERAVVSRAIPEMVITA, from the coding sequence ATGCAGAAATTTATAGCCGAAGACTCGTTTTGGGAGCTGGTTCCCGATGCCGCCATCGGTATCATCGTCGCACGCGGGCTCAAGAGCGCCGACGAGGTGCCGCACGCCGATGCCGAGGAGATTGCGAAGCTGCTTGCCGAGGCAAACGAGCAGGCGAATAAGTACCTCACGAGCAACGTCATCTCGGAAAACGAGATGGTGAGGGTTTGGCGCGAGGCGTACAGCAAGTTCAAGACGAAGAAGGGTGCGCGCTGCTCGATCGAGAATCTTCTCAAGCGCGTGCTCAAAGGCAACCCAGTCGGCTCGATCACACCGTCGGTCGATATCTACAATGCGATATCGCTTAAGTACGCATTGCCTGTCGGCGGCGAGGACCTCGATACGATCGAGGGCGATTTCCGGCTTGGGATCACGCAGGGCGGAGATGCGTTTCTGCCGATCGGGGAGGATGAAGAAGAGCCGACGCTTCCAGGCGAGCTCTGCTACCGTGACGATGCGGGGGCGATTTGCCGTTGCTGGAACTGGAGAGACGGCCAGCGGTCGGCGCTTACCGACGATTCGAAGAACGCGATCCTCGTGATCGAGTGCGTCGATCCTGCTCGCGTTGAGGCGCTGAACGAGGCGCTTGATGAATTCGCCGGACTCATGGAGCGCTATTTCGGGGCAACCATCGAAGAGCGGGCGGTCGTGAGCCGTGCGATTCCCGAGATGGTGATCACGGCGTAG
- a CDS encoding ZIP family metal transporter has product MDPFLFITIVTLLAGMGGTGLGGIVGALFRTDSSRTVSLLLSFAGGVMLSIVCFDLLSESIESAQLVSDHAVFIVCGAVIAGVAVVYLLNLLIDRKTNPEVPHVSRRDHPKTHDDLDELIHADHFAEHRKHNDSKSSLFVAGIVMACAIALHNVPEGMTIGAGFATQNELAAGAGIVLAVLIGLHNIPEGMAVAVPLINGGMGRVRAVLVTAASGIPTVVGAWFGFWVGDIGPMGLTLSLGFASGAMLYVVFGEIIPQAILMYRSKLPAFFVIIGILLGLLIIFG; this is encoded by the coding sequence ATGGATCCGTTTTTGTTCATCACCATCGTCACGCTGCTAGCAGGCATGGGAGGCACAGGGCTCGGCGGCATCGTCGGGGCGCTGTTCCGCACCGATTCGAGCCGTACGGTCAGCCTGCTTTTGAGCTTCGCGGGCGGCGTGATGCTTTCCATCGTGTGCTTCGACCTCTTGAGCGAATCGATTGAATCGGCGCAGCTCGTGTCAGATCATGCGGTGTTCATCGTGTGCGGCGCCGTTATCGCCGGCGTCGCGGTCGTATATCTGCTGAACCTCTTGATCGACCGCAAAACGAACCCCGAAGTTCCGCACGTTTCCCGCAGAGACCACCCGAAAACCCACGACGATCTCGATGAGCTCATCCATGCAGACCATTTCGCAGAGCACCGCAAGCACAACGATTCTAAATCGTCGCTGTTCGTTGCAGGCATCGTGATGGCATGCGCGATCGCGCTTCACAACGTGCCCGAGGGAATGACCATCGGCGCGGGCTTCGCTACGCAAAACGAGCTCGCCGCAGGGGCGGGCATCGTGCTCGCTGTGCTCATCGGCCTGCACAACATCCCCGAAGGCATGGCTGTGGCGGTGCCGCTCATCAACGGCGGTATGGGACGCGTGCGAGCCGTGCTCGTAACAGCAGCAAGCGGCATCCCCACGGTCGTCGGCGCTTGGTTCGGTTTCTGGGTCGGAGACATCGGGCCCATGGGCCTTACCTTGAGCCTCGGGTTCGCAAGCGGGGCGATGCTCTACGTGGTGTTCGGCGAGATCATCCCCCAAGCCATCCTCATGTACCGCTCGAAGCTGCCCGCATTCTTCGTCATCATCGGCATACTGCTGGGATTGCTGATCATTTTCGGGTAG
- a CDS encoding homocitrate synthase: MDIQQIVASVLESVSKDPQCLEQFGVDPAEAIKGATGLELTDEEVGDVVGIVGPLIEGKELDMNSVMETVGDFLGDNGGDLLGKLGGLFGGKDR, translated from the coding sequence ATGGACATACAACAGATTGTCGCAAGCGTGCTCGAATCGGTTTCGAAAGACCCGCAATGCCTCGAGCAATTCGGCGTCGATCCGGCTGAGGCCATCAAGGGGGCAACGGGCCTCGAGCTGACCGACGAGGAGGTCGGCGATGTTGTCGGCATCGTGGGACCGCTCATCGAGGGTAAGGAACTCGACATGAACTCCGTCATGGAAACCGTCGGCGACTTTCTCGGCGACAACGGCGGCGATCTGCTTGGCAAGCTCGGCGGCCTCTTCGGCGGGAAGGATCGCTGA
- the rplM gene encoding 50S ribosomal protein L13: protein MKTYYAKPNEVEREWVVIDAADQVLGRVATKAAHILKGKHKPQYTPHVDTGDFVIVINADKIRLTGNKASAKEYYRHSGYPGGLKVETYEEAMAKHPERVVEHAVKGMLPKNTLGRAMGKKLKVYAGAEHPHMAQKPREIKMEDN, encoded by the coding sequence GTGAAGACGTATTACGCAAAGCCCAACGAAGTTGAGCGCGAATGGGTCGTGATCGATGCTGCTGATCAGGTTCTCGGCCGCGTCGCTACCAAAGCCGCTCATATCTTGAAGGGCAAGCACAAGCCGCAATACACCCCGCACGTCGATACGGGTGATTTCGTCATCGTCATCAACGCTGACAAGATTCGCCTGACGGGCAACAAGGCAAGCGCCAAAGAGTACTACCGTCACAGCGGTTATCCGGGTGGGCTGAAAGTCGAGACCTACGAAGAGGCTATGGCCAAGCATCCTGAGCGCGTTGTGGAGCATGCCGTCAAGGGTATGCTTCCGAAGAACACGCTCGGCCGTGCAATGGGCAAGAAGCTCAAGGTCTACGCCGGTGCGGAGCATCCGCACATGGCTCAAAAGCCCCGCGAGATCAAGATGGAGGATAACTAA
- the rpsI gene encoding 30S ribosomal protein S9, whose translation MAGEALYYGTGRRKNAIARVRLVPGTGKVTVNGREGLDYFGREALVNYAKAPFKVTDTLEHFDVIATLNGGGISGQAGALRHGIARALLEAGDYRGELKRAGYLTRDSRMVERKKYGLKKARKRPQFSKR comes from the coding sequence ATGGCAGGCGAAGCTTTGTATTACGGCACCGGCCGCAGGAAGAACGCCATCGCTCGCGTTCGCCTCGTTCCCGGTACCGGTAAGGTTACGGTTAACGGCCGTGAGGGCCTCGACTACTTCGGTCGCGAGGCGCTCGTGAACTACGCGAAAGCACCGTTCAAGGTCACCGACACGCTGGAGCACTTCGACGTGATCGCAACGCTCAACGGCGGCGGCATCTCGGGTCAGGCTGGCGCTCTGCGTCACGGCATCGCCCGTGCCCTGCTCGAGGCAGGCGATTACCGCGGTGAGCTCAAGCGCGCCGGATACCTCACGCGCGACTCCCGTATGGTCGAACGTAAGAAGTACGGCCTCAAGAAGGCCCGCAAGCGCCCGCAGTTCAGCAAGCGCTAA
- a CDS encoding MarR family winged helix-turn-helix transcriptional regulator encodes MIHDRYPMTPRRELLRKLASFSNRMKRLKRMRSGELSGNQMLLLPVIDSFEEPPTLGELADANESSYQNTRQILDKLASTGYVAISADPNDSRAIRALLTDKGTEAVAWYYKTMYEPVLALFEGLDDTEVEAALKVVSVLYDRIDTLHRPEEWPQ; translated from the coding sequence ATGATACACGATCGCTACCCTATGACCCCCAGACGAGAGCTTCTGAGAAAGCTCGCGAGCTTCAGCAACAGGATGAAGCGTCTCAAACGCATGAGAAGCGGTGAACTATCAGGTAACCAAATGCTGCTCTTGCCGGTCATCGATTCGTTCGAAGAACCGCCCACCCTTGGCGAGCTCGCCGACGCGAACGAGAGCTCGTACCAAAACACTCGGCAGATCCTCGACAAGCTCGCAAGTACAGGCTACGTCGCTATCAGCGCCGATCCGAACGACAGCCGCGCGATCCGCGCACTGCTCACCGACAAAGGAACGGAAGCGGTTGCATGGTATTACAAAACCATGTACGAACCTGTGCTCGCCCTGTTCGAGGGACTTGACGATACGGAAGTAGAAGCCGCCCTCAAGGTAGTATCTGTATTGTACGACCGCATCGACACCCTGCACCGCCCCGAGGAATGGCCGCAGTAA
- a CDS encoding FAD-dependent oxidoreductase, with translation MKKNATGVSRRQFLIGAGLAGIGAAGAGLVGCSPNGSSPDKADAAAGSGAVGDASALTGNPLGANAAVEWSFMTPPADIPADQIKATEDVDVLVVGCGFAGAIASTTAAEYGAKTLCIDKASTWSGRGGHITAYGSRMVKQYVDEGWFEEADYAHIVRRLTEWATGRVKEPLLWEFAKKSGACMDWLEDLVADSGLQPTLWAGYYKGPDYTEEPITHFFYDDTTDFVYLDGVSTGLGMAVLIPAVIEKGEALGVEYRYDTPCVRLLRDGDGPVTGAIVGEEGNYTQINAKAVIVASGDYLDDDEMRTRYQPFTWNADSRLYIPFGISTGDLHKQAMWIGGAMQESEPHCSTIHLESGAQSYNFLHVNAEGNRFMNEDVNTQSKSCVKSFQPEGKAFTIYDANSLESFAESCNDGRSGGISSDQQYRRFGVPFDMEVELKLREAKIEQGLLFQADTLEDLASQIGVPADNLKATVDRYNELVAKGNDDDFGKRPEIMWPIDTPPYFAGQLVSTLLAASGGLRQDTACHILDENNQPIENLYVAGAAGGQYFSNDYPTICPGTNHGRCLTFGRIAGINAAGGDADKEIADLEIIAAPMPEADRVNTVTPSR, from the coding sequence ATGAAAAAGAACGCAACGGGAGTATCGCGCAGGCAGTTTCTCATCGGAGCAGGACTCGCAGGCATAGGGGCGGCAGGCGCCGGCCTCGTCGGCTGCTCGCCCAACGGCAGCTCCCCCGACAAGGCGGACGCTGCGGCGGGAAGCGGTGCCGTGGGGGACGCGTCGGCGCTCACCGGCAACCCGCTCGGAGCAAACGCGGCCGTCGAATGGTCGTTCATGACGCCGCCGGCAGACATTCCCGCCGATCAGATCAAAGCGACCGAAGACGTCGACGTACTCGTGGTGGGCTGCGGGTTCGCGGGTGCCATCGCCTCGACGACGGCTGCCGAATACGGCGCGAAGACGCTCTGCATCGACAAAGCGTCCACTTGGTCGGGACGCGGCGGGCACATCACCGCCTACGGATCGCGCATGGTGAAGCAGTACGTCGACGAAGGCTGGTTCGAAGAAGCCGACTACGCGCACATCGTCCGCCGCCTCACCGAATGGGCGACTGGTCGCGTCAAGGAACCGCTTTTGTGGGAGTTCGCCAAGAAATCAGGGGCGTGCATGGACTGGCTCGAGGATCTCGTAGCAGATTCGGGCCTCCAGCCGACGCTCTGGGCGGGCTACTACAAAGGCCCCGATTACACCGAAGAGCCGATCACGCACTTCTTCTACGATGATACGACCGACTTCGTGTACCTCGACGGCGTGTCCACCGGCCTCGGCATGGCCGTGCTCATACCCGCCGTCATCGAGAAGGGCGAAGCGCTCGGCGTCGAGTACCGCTACGACACGCCCTGCGTGCGCTTGCTGCGCGACGGCGACGGTCCGGTGACCGGCGCGATCGTTGGCGAGGAGGGCAACTACACCCAAATCAACGCCAAAGCTGTTATCGTCGCTTCGGGCGACTACCTCGACGACGACGAGATGCGCACGCGCTACCAGCCGTTTACCTGGAATGCCGACAGCCGCCTGTACATCCCCTTCGGCATCTCCACGGGCGACCTGCACAAGCAGGCGATGTGGATCGGCGGTGCCATGCAAGAATCCGAGCCTCACTGCTCGACGATCCATCTCGAATCGGGCGCGCAAAGTTACAACTTCCTCCATGTGAACGCCGAGGGCAACCGCTTCATGAACGAGGACGTGAACACGCAGTCGAAATCGTGCGTGAAATCGTTCCAGCCCGAAGGCAAAGCGTTTACCATCTACGATGCGAACTCCCTCGAATCGTTCGCGGAATCGTGCAACGACGGACGCTCGGGCGGCATCTCGTCCGATCAGCAGTACCGCCGTTTCGGCGTCCCGTTCGACATGGAAGTCGAACTGAAGCTGCGCGAGGCGAAAATCGAACAGGGCCTTTTGTTCCAGGCCGACACGCTTGAAGACCTTGCGTCCCAGATCGGCGTACCGGCCGACAACCTCAAGGCCACGGTGGATCGGTACAACGAACTCGTCGCCAAGGGCAACGACGACGATTTCGGAAAGCGCCCCGAGATCATGTGGCCCATCGACACCCCGCCGTACTTCGCCGGCCAGCTCGTATCCACGCTGCTTGCCGCGTCGGGCGGTCTGCGTCAGGATACCGCATGCCACATCCTCGACGAGAACAACCAGCCGATCGAAAACCTCTATGTGGCCGGTGCCGCAGGCGGACAGTACTTCTCCAACGACTACCCCACCATCTGCCCTGGCACCAACCACGGCCGCTGTCTCACGTTCGGCCGTATCGCCGGCATCAACGCAGCGGGCGGCGATGCCGACAAGGAGATTGCCGATCTCGAGATAATCGCTGCGCCCATGCCCGAAGCCGACCGCGTGAACACGGTTACGCCCTCCAGGTAA
- a CDS encoding helix-turn-helix domain-containing protein has translation MKAGEGSKGRDAQRTQDDTAVTGWRERRAILSDFKSEIIDHPRLSIGFGLFWTWVWLVFQTTFFSPSFLVEADLLLPGWIVPLAAYAVTFLVLGGLLKFKGIVPKGNAYLRLIPAVMSLGVLICGVLTFSPLQDPFVNAVVICFGALLMGAATSCFHVEWGRVLGALGPRKTILHGIVGTVLAAAILVLITSFSATFLWIIAFFIPILGMRLLVDESTSIPGLYPKIEDVRLNVPRRFLATSFTQGLSFGIVQTILLTGNYEVPVELLAGSSFAISALGLFVCALFFRMDFNQLIYQVGFLVMALGYLLMSLVAPSFIAALLVHLTGYRFVDIMMWALCVYLIKQRGLPTNWVFAITTCFLLLGQLTGSLVGAATIAQFSLSGQGAHVLSIVMVFAILSLALVLSDRKNLRTGWGMVRPGDAEEPAGDFEMGCELVCRQYGLTAREGEVLLLLAKGRNRAYICTALTLSKETVKTHIRNIYRKMGIHSQEEVFAAVEAEQKSYGFDGEAPHEMRI, from the coding sequence GTGAAAGCAGGCGAGGGATCGAAGGGCCGGGATGCTCAGCGGACACAGGACGATACGGCGGTGACCGGATGGCGGGAGCGCCGCGCCATCCTGTCTGATTTCAAGAGCGAGATCATCGACCATCCGCGGTTATCGATCGGTTTCGGGCTGTTTTGGACATGGGTGTGGCTTGTGTTTCAGACGACGTTTTTCAGTCCGTCGTTTCTTGTCGAGGCCGATCTGCTGCTTCCCGGCTGGATCGTTCCGCTTGCGGCGTACGCAGTAACGTTTCTCGTGCTCGGCGGTCTGCTCAAGTTCAAAGGCATTGTCCCAAAGGGAAATGCGTACCTGCGCTTGATTCCCGCAGTCATGTCGCTCGGCGTGCTTATCTGCGGAGTGCTTACGTTCTCTCCCTTGCAGGATCCGTTCGTCAATGCCGTCGTCATCTGTTTCGGCGCGTTGCTCATGGGTGCGGCAACCTCGTGTTTCCATGTGGAATGGGGGCGTGTGCTCGGTGCGCTCGGCCCGAGAAAAACCATCCTGCACGGGATCGTCGGCACGGTGCTCGCCGCCGCCATCCTCGTGCTCATCACCTCGTTCTCGGCAACGTTTCTGTGGATCATAGCGTTCTTCATCCCGATTCTCGGCATGCGGCTTCTCGTCGACGAGTCGACATCGATACCAGGGCTGTACCCTAAAATCGAAGATGTGCGTCTTAACGTGCCGCGGCGTTTTCTCGCCACCTCATTCACGCAGGGCCTTTCGTTCGGAATCGTCCAGACCATTCTGCTTACGGGCAACTACGAGGTTCCCGTCGAGCTGCTCGCGGGATCGAGTTTCGCCATTTCGGCATTGGGCCTGTTCGTCTGCGCGCTTTTCTTCCGCATGGACTTCAACCAGCTCATCTATCAAGTGGGCTTTCTCGTTATGGCGCTCGGCTACCTTTTGATGTCGCTTGTCGCGCCTAGTTTCATCGCGGCGCTTCTTGTGCATCTGACGGGGTACCGATTCGTCGATATCATGATGTGGGCGCTGTGCGTGTATCTGATCAAGCAGCGGGGGTTGCCGACGAACTGGGTATTCGCGATTACCACCTGTTTTTTACTGCTCGGGCAGCTTACCGGCTCGCTTGTAGGTGCGGCTACGATCGCGCAGTTCTCGCTCAGCGGGCAAGGTGCGCATGTGCTCTCCATCGTCATGGTGTTTGCGATTCTTTCTCTTGCACTCGTTCTTTCCGACCGCAAGAATCTGCGCACGGGGTGGGGCATGGTGCGCCCGGGCGATGCCGAAGAGCCGGCAGGCGATTTCGAGATGGGCTGCGAACTCGTGTGCCGTCAGTACGGCCTCACGGCCCGCGAAGGCGAAGTGCTCCTGCTGCTGGCCAAAGGCCGCAACCGCGCCTACATCTGCACGGCTCTCACGCTCTCCAAAGAGACGGTGAAAACCCATATCCGCAATATCTATCGCAAGATGGGCATCCATTCGCAGGAAGAGGTGTTCGCGGCAGTGGAGGCCGAGCAGAAAAGCTATGGCTTTGACGGGGAAGCGCCGCACGAAATGCGGATATGA
- a CDS encoding type II toxin-antitoxin system HicB family antitoxin, translating to MSVANKYSYRVRWSEEDGEYVGTVAEMPSLSWLSSSPVEALTGISQLTEEAVSDMAASGEEPPEPLSSKRFSGKFQVRIPPELHRKLAIEAAEERVSLNRLVAARLA from the coding sequence ATGAGTGTTGCTAACAAATATTCCTATCGAGTCCGATGGTCCGAAGAGGATGGCGAATACGTCGGAACGGTGGCCGAGATGCCCTCGTTATCGTGGCTCTCAAGCAGTCCGGTCGAAGCGCTCACGGGAATCAGCCAACTCACCGAGGAAGCGGTTTCGGACATGGCAGCTTCAGGCGAAGAGCCTCCCGAACCGCTGTCGAGTAAGCGGTTCTCGGGTAAGTTTCAGGTTCGTATTCCTCCTGAGCTGCACCGAAAACTTGCGATCGAGGCGGCCGAGGAGCGCGTTTCGCTCAACCGCTTAGTTGCTGCACGCTTGGCATAG
- a CDS encoding amidohydrolase family protein, protein MLLCAHYILPITSEPITDGAVLVRDGKIRDLGKADMLKLRYPDEEVKDFGLAALLPGLIDLHTHLENSVMRGIVHDVPYATWIQSMGEKSARMEVGDWYDSAILGGLEALSSGITCVADITPTGAACTATQKLGLRGVIYREVGALDKHRVDYAMRIAEHDIAHWKEEVDSSRITIGIAPAALYVCHPSMFAKVATFATKHDMPVAMHLAGSREEYNFIKYGSSPFSVHEMDQKRGYVEIPPWLPTGTTPIRYALNWGAFDVDNFLAIHCVHIDEEDVEKLKEYNVAVAACPRCNAQLGMGVAPISEFLRAGLRVGLGTDSPAATDSTDMLAEMRIGMLVQRAVNVGSFLDSQTMLEMATIGGARALMIDDKVGSLEVGKEADVIAVDLSGSHQTPTTDPVSAVVNTCSGTDVLMTMVAGSMLYEKSRWHVDVEVAKNIARVIEIRGKLRM, encoded by the coding sequence ATGTTACTGTGCGCACACTATATTCTGCCCATAACGTCAGAGCCGATCACCGACGGGGCTGTGCTTGTCCGCGATGGCAAGATTCGCGACCTCGGCAAAGCGGACATGCTGAAGCTCCGCTATCCCGACGAGGAAGTCAAAGATTTCGGATTGGCCGCGCTTCTGCCGGGCCTCATCGATTTGCACACCCATCTGGAGAACTCCGTCATGCGCGGTATCGTGCACGACGTGCCTTATGCCACGTGGATCCAATCCATGGGGGAGAAGAGCGCTCGCATGGAAGTGGGCGATTGGTACGATTCTGCCATCCTCGGAGGCCTTGAGGCGCTTTCCTCGGGAATCACCTGCGTTGCCGACATTACGCCCACAGGCGCTGCCTGCACGGCAACCCAGAAGCTCGGATTGCGCGGCGTGATCTACCGCGAGGTCGGCGCGCTCGACAAGCACCGCGTCGATTACGCGATGCGCATCGCCGAACACGATATCGCCCATTGGAAGGAAGAGGTCGATTCGAGCCGTATCACCATCGGCATCGCCCCTGCGGCCCTCTACGTCTGCCATCCCTCGATGTTCGCGAAGGTCGCCACCTTCGCGACCAAGCACGACATGCCAGTGGCGATGCACCTTGCGGGCAGCCGTGAAGAATACAACTTCATCAAGTACGGCTCGTCGCCCTTCTCGGTTCACGAGATGGATCAGAAGCGCGGCTACGTGGAAATTCCTCCGTGGCTTCCCACGGGCACGACCCCCATTCGCTACGCGCTCAACTGGGGCGCTTTCGACGTTGATAATTTCCTCGCTATCCACTGCGTCCATATCGACGAGGAAGATGTCGAGAAGCTCAAGGAGTACAACGTCGCCGTGGCCGCCTGTCCGCGCTGCAATGCGCAGCTTGGCATGGGCGTTGCTCCCATCAGCGAGTTTCTGCGTGCAGGGCTGCGTGTGGGTCTCGGCACCGATTCGCCTGCAGCAACCGACTCCACCGACATGCTCGCTGAGATGCGCATCGGCATGCTCGTGCAGCGCGCGGTTAACGTCGGCTCGTTCCTCGATTCGCAAACGATGCTTGAAATGGCTACGATCGGCGGTGCCCGCGCGCTTATGATCGACGACAAAGTCGGTTCGCTCGAAGTGGGCAAGGAAGCCGATGTCATCGCGGTCGATTTGTCCGGATCGCACCAGACGCCGACGACCGACCCGGTGTCGGCCGTGGTCAACACCTGCAGCGGCACTGATGTGCTCATGACGATGGTGGCGGGTTCGATGCTGTACGAAAAGAGCAGGTGGCATGTTGATGTCGAGGTGGCGAAGAACATCGCCCGCGTGATCGAGATCCGTGGAAAACTGAGGATGTAG
- a CDS encoding CASC3 protein CASC3 codes for MANKQQKLTAQQKSDRIKAAQEREARAKEKREKSEKMKKAFILVVAIILVLALSLPTMALMVMGGGS; via the coding sequence ATGGCGAACAAACAGCAAAAGCTTACCGCACAGCAGAAGAGCGACCGCATCAAGGCGGCGCAGGAGCGCGAAGCGCGCGCGAAGGAGAAGCGGGAGAAGTCGGAGAAGATGAAGAAGGCGTTCATCCTCGTTGTCGCGATCATTCTCGTGCTCGCGCTATCGCTTCCCACTATGGCGCTCATGGTGATGGGCGGCGGATCGTAG